One genomic window of Solanum dulcamara chromosome 10, daSolDulc1.2, whole genome shotgun sequence includes the following:
- the LOC129871369 gene encoding E3 ubiquitin ligase BIG BROTHER-related-like gives MSDVPCSTLPPDVYYLNRLQQRLQQQPRVDLSRFKFEDSNLGDIEEEAEEFEDVLHHSFHQEIMEEDEEEVEEIANDEWILDYSLDEEIIEEEEDFEVDISENMETTMESGNYQVSEFVQTGMEYDIHLLNEGYQQQQGLNQTSGRRSRTARMRVNTNYIHYRIQVPQPILDDTYSNEIEDEEEEDAINEFVDQDMSEYFETSTYYVPSVMDIDVNEIADDEDEEACAICLLEYKDEDTIATLQCGHEFHTECINKWLQRKKACPFCRASVLPTNT, from the coding sequence ATGTCTGATGTTCCGTGTAGTACGTTGCCACCTGATGTTTATTACTTGAATCGACTACAACAGCGACTACAACAGCAGCCTCGAGTTGATTTGTCTCGTTTTAAGTTTGAGGATTCAAATCTTGGTGATATTGAAGAAGAAGCAGAGGAGTTTGAGGATGTTCTTCATCATAGTTTTCATCAAGAAATTATGGAAGAAGACGAGGAGGAGGTAGAGGAAATCGCGAATGACGAGTGGATTCTTGATTATAGTCTTGATGAagaaattatagaagaagagGAGGATTTTGAAGTTGATATATCTGAAAATATGGAAACAACAATGGAGTCTGGGAATTATCAAGTCTCTGAGTTTGTACAAACAGGAATGGAATATGATATACATCTGCTTAATGAAGGCTATCAGCAGCAACAAGGACTGAACCAAACAAGTGGAAGACGGAGTAGGACGGCTCGAATGAGGGTGAATACTAACTACATTCATTACAGAATTCAAGTGCCACAACCGATTCTTGATGACACCTATAGCAATGAAATtgaagacgaagaagaagaagacgcTATTAATGAGTTTGTGGATCAAGATATGTCTGAGTATTTCGAAACAAGTACATATTATGTTCCTTCTGTTATGGACATAGACGTCAACGAAATTGCTGATGATGAGGATGAAGAAGCATGTGCTATCTGCTTACTTGAATATAAAGATGAAGATACCATTGCCACACTTCAATGTGGCCATGAATTTCATACTGAATGCATCAACAAGTGGTTGCAGAGGAAAAAAGCATGCCCCTTCTGCAGAGCTTCTGTTTTGCCCACAAATACATGA
- the LOC129870846 gene encoding basic leucine zipper 61-like isoform X2: protein MAHLPPRAPNMTPNWPDFSLHQKMENLAPSAHNLWADEFLDVSSRRGSHRRSMSDSIAFLESPMVEECRRLSSTNPGSGGTTHGHEEFERFDDEQQIMSMFNDDVHDMSCSNQSSPSDYINVNEDKKMNGPDQMMQQLKSNQNEEVESSCKTNEELATANQNANTNNEYSSERVVDPKRIKRILANRQSAQRSRVRKLQYVSELERSVSTLQAEVSVLSPRVAFLDHQRLLLNVDNSALRQKIAALAQDKLFKDVHQEALKVEIERLRQIYYQQNLKQQMDNNATPLADSTTAHPEIKEN from the exons ATGGCACACTTACCGCCAAGAGCACCTAACATGACACCAAATTGGCCTGATTTTTCGCTTCATCAAAAAATGGAAAACTTAGCTCCGTCTGCTCACAATTTATGGGCGGACGAATTCCTCGACGTGTCGTCGAGGCGTGGGTCCCACCGAAGATCAATGAGCGACTCCATTGCTTTCTTGGAGTCGCCCATGGTTGAAGAATGTCGGAGGCTATCCAGTACTAATCCGGGGTCCGGTGGGACCACTCACGGTCACGAGGAATTCGAGAGGTTCGACGACGAGCAACAAATCATGTCCATGTTCAACGACGACGTTCACGACATGTCGTGTTCGAACCAGTCGTCACCGTCCGATTACATCAACGTTAACGAAGATAAAAAGATGAACGGTCCTGATCAGATGATGCAGCAACTTAAGAGTAATCAAAATGAGGAAGTTGAAAGCTCATGCAAGACTAATGAGGAATTAGCAACAGCTAATCAAAATGCAAACACTAATAATGAATATTCTTCTGAAAGGGTCGTTGATCCCAAGAGAATTAAAAG GATATTGGCAAATagacaatcagctcaaaggtcACGGGTGAGGAAACTACAGTACGTATCGGAGCTCGAACGTAGTGTTAGCACTCTTCAA GCTGAAGTTTCTGTATTGTCACCAAGAGTTGCATTCTTGGACCACCAACGTTTGTTGCTAAATGTTGACAATAGTGCCCTCAGGCAAAAAATTGCAGCTCTTGCCCAAGATAAATTGTTTAAAGAtg TTCATCAAGAAGCATTGAAAGTGGAAATAGAGAGGTTGAGGCAAATTTATTACCAACAGAACCTGAAGCAGCAGATGGACAACAATGCTACACCACTTGCCGATTCCACTACTGCTCATCCTGAGATCAAA GAAAACTAG
- the LOC129870846 gene encoding basic leucine zipper 61-like isoform X1 — MAHLPPRAPNMTPNWPDFSLHQKMENLAPSAHNLWADEFLDVSSRRGSHRRSMSDSIAFLESPMVEECRRLSSTNPGSGGTTHGHEEFERFDDEQQIMSMFNDDVHDMSCSNQSSPSDYINVNEDKKMNGPDQMMQQLKSNQNEEVESSCKTNEELATANQNANTNNEYSSERVVDPKRIKRILANRQSAQRSRVRKLQYVSELERSVSTLQAEVSVLSPRVAFLDHQRLLLNVDNSALRQKIAALAQDKLFKDVHQEALKVEIERLRQIYYQQNLKQQMDNNATPLADSTTAHPEIKVQLSVN; from the exons ATGGCACACTTACCGCCAAGAGCACCTAACATGACACCAAATTGGCCTGATTTTTCGCTTCATCAAAAAATGGAAAACTTAGCTCCGTCTGCTCACAATTTATGGGCGGACGAATTCCTCGACGTGTCGTCGAGGCGTGGGTCCCACCGAAGATCAATGAGCGACTCCATTGCTTTCTTGGAGTCGCCCATGGTTGAAGAATGTCGGAGGCTATCCAGTACTAATCCGGGGTCCGGTGGGACCACTCACGGTCACGAGGAATTCGAGAGGTTCGACGACGAGCAACAAATCATGTCCATGTTCAACGACGACGTTCACGACATGTCGTGTTCGAACCAGTCGTCACCGTCCGATTACATCAACGTTAACGAAGATAAAAAGATGAACGGTCCTGATCAGATGATGCAGCAACTTAAGAGTAATCAAAATGAGGAAGTTGAAAGCTCATGCAAGACTAATGAGGAATTAGCAACAGCTAATCAAAATGCAAACACTAATAATGAATATTCTTCTGAAAGGGTCGTTGATCCCAAGAGAATTAAAAG GATATTGGCAAATagacaatcagctcaaaggtcACGGGTGAGGAAACTACAGTACGTATCGGAGCTCGAACGTAGTGTTAGCACTCTTCAA GCTGAAGTTTCTGTATTGTCACCAAGAGTTGCATTCTTGGACCACCAACGTTTGTTGCTAAATGTTGACAATAGTGCCCTCAGGCAAAAAATTGCAGCTCTTGCCCAAGATAAATTGTTTAAAGAtg TTCATCAAGAAGCATTGAAAGTGGAAATAGAGAGGTTGAGGCAAATTTATTACCAACAGAACCTGAAGCAGCAGATGGACAACAATGCTACACCACTTGCCGATTCCACTACTGCTCATCCTGAGATCAAAGTACAACTTAGCGTCAATTAG
- the LOC129870669 gene encoding ras-related protein RABA1f-like, with amino-acid sequence MGAYRSDDDYDYLFKVVLIGDSGVGKSNLLSRFTRNEFSLESKSTIGVEFATRSIRVDDKVVKAQIWDTAGQERYRAITSAYYRGAVGALLVYDVTRHVTFENVERWLKELRDHTDSSIVIMLVGNKADLRHLRAVSTEDAQVFAEKESTFFMETSALESMNVESAFTEVLTQIHRVVSRKALEVGDDPAALPKGQTINVGGKDDVSEVKKAGCCSA; translated from the exons ATGGGGGCGTACAGATCGGACGACGATTACGATTATTTGTTCAAGGTGGTGTTGATCGGAGATTCCGGCGTCGGAAAATCCAATCTTCTATCCAGATTTACTCGTAACGAGTTCAGTCTAGAGTCAAAGTCAACGATCGGCGTTGAATTCGCTACTCGTAGCATTCGTGTTGATGATAAGGTCGTCAAGGCTCAGATTTGGGATACTGCCGGTCAGGAACG ATATCGCGCAATCACAAGTGCCTACTATCGAGGAGCTGTTGGAGCATTGCTTGTCTATGATGTTACTCGTCACGTAACTTTTGAGAATGTAGAGAGATGGTTAAAAGAGCTCCGAGATCACACCGACTCTAGCATTGTCATAATGCTGGTGGGTAATAAGGCAGATTTGCGTCATCTGCGGGCTGTTTCGACTGAGGATGCCCAGGTATTCGCAGAGAAGGAAAGTACATTTTTCATGGAAACATCTGCTTTGGAGTCCATGAACGTTGAAAGTGCCTTCACAGAAGTGCTCACTCAAATACACCGTGTTGTTAGCAGGAAAGCTCTTGAAGTAGGAGATGACCCGGCAGCATTGCCCAAGGGGCAGACGATTAATGTCGGAGGCAAAGATGATGTTTCTGAAGTAAAGAAAGCTGGGTGCTGTTCTGCTTAG